The Microplitis mediator isolate UGA2020A chromosome 4, iyMicMedi2.1, whole genome shotgun sequence nucleotide sequence aaaaatttaattagatttatagagaagataatttttattataacaatttCTATCGCATAAGAAATGATCAATACCTAATtctgtagatatttttttttctcaataaatcagatacataaaaaaattgaacattaaaaaattattatattagaatattattattggaatatatatttcaacgaGGATTTTTTCCTCTTACTTAAACTTACCTTTATTTTAACTCAACTAACTATgttttcaagtttattatttaatttccattctttaattatgtttaattataaGCACGAACATTTCGTCTTGAAAAATGTTTACATAAAagcatttttataataattttttaatgttcaatttttttatgtatctgATTTATTGAGAAAACAAAATATCTACAGAATTTGGTGTTGATCATTTCTTATGCAATAGaaattgttataataaaaattatcttctctataaatgtaattaaattttttcattatttaaacaaatcaattagttagatatataatattattttaaaacacatGTAATcgcaactaaaaaaaaaacaaaaaaaaatttatttacagtgtACCAGAGTtaatctttaaattattaatttaaaataaacttacaaatttaattaattagttcttttttaattacagcaATCTGTTTTCAAAAcagattttgttttttgctAACAATAAAGAGTTACAATTAACTGTCGTCGGTATTATAGTTTTTGGTGTTATTGACTGTCCACGGAAGTTGGTAATGTAGAACTTAATCGATCTTTAGATAATAGAACATTATATATACTCTATGTTTCGATGACAATGattgttttcatttaattcaattcaagtatttattattctattactaattattttatataaatcatatttcgatgtgatttatattttacaattttctttcgataattttctgtttcgtaaatttatactgttacagatttgaagttttaaacttttggTTTAGTCATAGATATTTCTTTTCGACGAGATTGTCTACTCGACAGCTTGTCGCATctcggagatttttttttttttttttttttttttttccttgatTGGCTAACGGCCCTGGAGTGCCATGTGCCAGATCTCGGAGATTTCGCATCGAACGAATGTTTTTTGGACAATGGCtctgcccccccccccccccccccggTAGCGGGGATGAGTTCGCATGATAAAACAGAATTCCTGTTTTGCTTTGACGCTAGTGATACCAACCCATTTTAGTTTTGGGCAATATGCACACTGGGTAATTTGCGCCATACccgtcaatttttaattatttagaaaattaaaaattctatggAAAATACATATATGGTATAGTTTAGTATACATATAAATGAGTATATTTTAGGCGCCATTTGTAAATAATCCGTCATCTGGATTCGTTGAAATTTAACCTCCAATAACCACGTGTATAAATAACTAAGTTTTAAGAATTGTtaatgttttttcaaaatataatatacaagtaatttttttacttaacggAATTTACAAAATTCTGATAATTGAATTTTGGAGTGAATTGTAAAAATGTCATCAATTGTTGGTCGTAAGAATGGCCAGGGAATTCGTAAACGAAAGGTAATTTTACTTGATTAATtagttgatatatttattaatcacttattctaaataataaataaaacaatatttaaatgattaattttaattattttttaggttaacgataaatttaaaaacaatgcgggcagtaatttaaaaagttttaaaaaatctaaaaaagaGGATGACGATGAGAGCATTGCCAGCAGTGATGAAGAGTTcgctgaagaaaatttaaaaaagtatgtttCAGATTTGTAATAGATTTAATTAGTCAACTAAAATTGATAATGACAaactaattgtatttatttaatatgtaattttaagaTTAGAAGCTAATAGAAGAGATGACGACTTCGAGTCTGATGATGAAGAAGAAACTGCTGAAGAGAAACGGGTAAAATTAGCTAAGCTTCAtctgtcaaaaataaaagctcaaggtattttgttttatatcaaTTGGCTGCACAAAATTTGATAGTTCAATTAATTTTGtggtgattaattattttaattaatatttatttattagaaaataatggAGATCTAGATGATGGAGAAGACGTTGTTGCACGTAGACTACAAGAAGAATATTTAGAAGAAAAAGGAAGATTGAGAAAAACAGTTGCCAGTAATTATGTAGGTCATGGAGAtttattagaattaaaatgtaaaaatcatCGGGATTCAATCACTTGTTTATGTATTTCTAATAGTGGAAAGTTTTTATACAGTGGCTCTAAAGACGGTACCATAATTAAAtgtaagtattaaaaaaagaaaaaaatgacttataATAATTCGTTgagttcaaaaattgaaatttaatttacagggTCATTGAGTGAcagaacaaaaataaatattataggTGGTAAGAAGAATAACAAAGACATGAAATCGATACTATGCATGGCCGTTAGTtcagatgataaatttttcaccGTCGGTCAGTCTAAATCGAATGACATAAAAGTTTACAATGGGGATAATTTgacgttaattaaaaatttacaaggacatCGTGGTGATGTTACTGGTCTAGTATTTCGTCGTGATACTCACACATTGTACTCAGCATCCCAAGATAGAAGCGTTAGAGTTTGGAATTTAGATGACATGGTCTACGTTGAATCTctgtaagtttatttttaattattttagattgtaattatttattatcgcAACTGGGTAAATTCTTgcgttatatatttatatatatataaaatatgtggTAAAAATAGCtagacattttttatatttgtggtATATATAGAATCAGTTTAAGTATAGGGAGAGACCGTTCATAAGTTTgtctttgataaaaaaaatta carries:
- the LOC130666433 gene encoding U3 small nucleolar RNA-interacting protein 2, with product MSSIVGRKNGQGIRKRKVNDKFKNNAGSNLKSFKKSKKEDDDESIASSDEEFAEENLKKLEANRRDDDFESDDEEETAEEKRVKLAKLHLSKIKAQENNGDLDDGEDVVARRLQEEYLEEKGRLRKTVASNYVGHGDLLELKCKNHRDSITCLCISNSGKFLYSGSKDGTIIKWSLSDRTKINIIGGKKNNKDMKSILCMAVSSDDKFFTVGQSKSNDIKVYNGDNLTLIKNLQGHRGDVTGLVFRRDTHTLYSASQDRSVRVWNLDDMVYVESLFGHQSPITSIDAMSQERCITSGGYDRSIRLWKIVQESQLIFNDTESSSSVDTVKFINDQHFLSCGDNGQLCLWSVMKKKPLYSVTPAHGVDATNGEPMWITSIATLLNTDLVASGSRDGNVKVWECEESFKSLKLLFQVKVTGFINSMVFTPDGKNLIVGVGQEHKTGRWWRIPDAKNRVIIIPLTKKNTK